One region of Acidaminococcales bacterium genomic DNA includes:
- a CDS encoding terminase large subunit: MPKVHCPALLLAIGGGQDLRTRRDHVPYAVWKKMGVFNTTEGNVVDYDYIVAFIAKLSERFRIREIAYDRYGAEKIRRDLEELGAEHGFVVFPFGQGFISMSPPSKDFFQFVMEGKIRHGKHPVLDWNMANVIVDQDAAGNIKPNKKKSTEKIDGVVAFVMGLARATLGGRAVESVYDGRGLLIL; encoded by the coding sequence TTGCCCAAAGTACACTGTCCTGCCCTTCTTCTGGCTATCGGAGGAGGCCAAGACCTGAGAACCCGGCGCGACCACGTACCCTACGCCGTGTGGAAGAAGATGGGCGTGTTCAACACGACCGAGGGCAATGTCGTGGACTACGACTACATAGTCGCGTTCATCGCCAAACTGTCGGAGCGGTTCAGGATAAGGGAAATCGCCTACGACCGCTACGGCGCGGAGAAAATTCGCAGGGATTTAGAGGAACTGGGCGCGGAACACGGCTTCGTCGTGTTCCCGTTCGGGCAGGGCTTTATTTCAATGTCGCCGCCAAGCAAGGACTTCTTCCAGTTTGTAATGGAGGGCAAGATACGGCACGGGAAACATCCCGTACTTGACTGGAACATGGCAAACGTCATTGTTGACCAGGACGCGGCGGGCAACATAAAGCCCAACAAGAAAAAATCCACCGAGAAGATTGACGGCGTTGTGGCGTTCGTGATGGGGCTTGCAAGAGCCACGCTCGGCGGCCGGGCCGTAGAGAGCGTGTACGACGGGAGGGGGCTGCTAATACTATGA